In bacterium, the following are encoded in one genomic region:
- a CDS encoding S24 family peptidase, with product MHEIQEKLLQFSREKNLGQYTLREIGGFINVHSPQKVKHHLQQLEKRGLIKIDKIKGIIEPIQPGWTKRILKKAARIFNIPIYGMAQCGPKGVLAEQNLEGFLRVSDALLQRKPKKSFFVVQASGLSMNAVNVEGKSIDDGDYLIIDRELINPLNDDVILGIIDNMAVIKKYIKDEKNEQIILKSESTQNFPPIYLHKNDNFIINGKVVQVIKKPN from the coding sequence ATGCACGAAATACAAGAAAAGCTTCTTCAGTTTTCCAGAGAGAAAAACCTTGGCCAATATACACTCAGAGAAATAGGGGGGTTTATTAATGTACATTCTCCCCAAAAAGTAAAACACCACCTTCAGCAGCTGGAGAAGCGAGGGCTTATTAAAATTGACAAAATAAAGGGAATTATTGAGCCGATACAACCTGGATGGACAAAGCGGATTTTAAAAAAGGCTGCCCGGATTTTTAATATACCAATTTATGGAATGGCGCAGTGTGGTCCTAAAGGAGTTCTTGCCGAACAAAACCTCGAAGGATTTCTTCGAGTCTCGGACGCGCTCTTACAACGAAAACCAAAGAAGTCATTCTTCGTCGTGCAAGCAAGTGGTCTATCGATGAATGCGGTGAACGTGGAAGGGAAATCTATCGATGACGGTGATTACTTAATTATTGATCGGGAACTAATCAACCCATTAAATGATGACGTTATATTGGGAATTATTGATAACATGGCCGTCATTAAAAAATACATCAAAGATGAAAAAAATGAGCAAATTATTCTTAAATCAGAATCAACGCAAAATTTCCCGCCAATTTATTTGCACAAAAATGATAATTTTATAATCAACGGAAAAGTCGTCCAGGTCATTAAAAAACCGAATTAA
- a CDS encoding matrixin family metalloprotease, protein MRFLRTQIFPCKNPITYSIGVFDARFGISKANFLRAIQEAEAIWEKPIDKELFSYATDGNLLVNLVYDYRQNTTQTLQELELKVDQSRASYEELKSKYESMISQFAQDKSALEFRVTAFELRKRTYEADVRRGSASWRRQKHVSEAEDNRLNAEGEYLEYEAMVLNEMQAGLKKQVGDINILARTLNDLASALNLNVASYNDVGGTVGGNFTQGVYESHGAGGTESITVFQYDSYEKLVRVLAHELGHALSLEHIDNPDAIMYRFNQGDNDTLTAIDLLALKSHCRISL, encoded by the coding sequence TTGAGATTTTTGAGAACGCAGATTTTTCCATGCAAGAATCCGATTACCTATTCGATAGGAGTATTTGACGCACGATTCGGAATATCCAAAGCAAACTTTTTAAGAGCCATACAAGAAGCGGAAGCAATTTGGGAAAAGCCGATAGATAAGGAGCTTTTTTCTTATGCAACGGATGGAAATCTACTGGTTAATCTGGTCTATGATTATCGCCAGAATACAACTCAAACGCTACAGGAGCTGGAATTAAAAGTAGATCAAAGCAGAGCTTCCTATGAAGAACTTAAAAGCAAGTATGAATCAATGATTTCTCAATTCGCGCAGGATAAAAGCGCGCTTGAGTTTCGCGTTACGGCTTTTGAATTGCGGAAAAGGACTTATGAAGCTGATGTGAGGCGCGGATCCGCCAGCTGGCGGAGGCAAAAGCATGTTTCCGAAGCAGAAGATAACCGTTTAAACGCGGAAGGAGAATACCTTGAGTACGAGGCGATGGTTTTAAATGAGATGCAGGCTGGTTTAAAGAAACAAGTCGGAGATATTAATATTCTTGCGAGAACCCTTAACGATCTGGCGAGCGCGCTTAATCTTAATGTTGCCAGCTACAATGACGTAGGAGGGACTGTGGGCGGAAATTTTACGCAAGGGGTGTATGAAAGCCACGGAGCAGGTGGGACAGAAAGCATTACTGTCTTCCAGTATGATTCCTATGAAAAACTGGTGCGCGTCTTAGCGCATGAGTTGGGGCATGCTCTTTCTCTTGAGCATATCGATAATCCGGATGCAATTATGTATCGGTTTAATCAGGGAGACAATGATACGCTTACAGCCATTGATCTTCTTGCGCTCAAATCTCATTGTAGAATTAGTTTATAG
- a CDS encoding type II toxin-antitoxin system RelE/ParE family toxin encodes MYTHLTSEVEKYILSLPQDDREKLIDMIKELALKNGKLNSGHTKYLRDKIWELRLDSGKRQHRLLFTIVQESMIVMLSAFTKKTRKTPHKIIERATKLRSLILKELNEK; translated from the coding sequence ATGTACACACATCTAACATCAGAAGTCGAAAAATACATCTTGTCCTTGCCTCAAGATGACCGAGAAAAACTAATTGATATGATCAAGGAATTAGCGCTAAAGAACGGCAAGCTAAACTCCGGTCACACAAAGTACCTAAGGGATAAAATATGGGAATTGCGTCTGGATTCCGGCAAAAGGCAGCATCGATTACTTTTCACAATCGTTCAAGAATCGATGATTGTGATGCTATCCGCCTTTACTAAGAAGACCAGAAAGACACCCCATAAAATAATTGAACGGGCCACGAAGTTGCGGTCGTTAATATTAAAAGAATTAAATGAAAAATAA
- a CDS encoding VanW family protein → MSIWRVLLQDYKKHTVGVLVSILLVLVGWVYIESQYIGYFYPGVAIAGEPVGGKTYAEVFVDFKTRTEKLMTDGFRVVLTGEKGEKKVHIPFAISGLTADNLVEYFSLGAWEEVTEEAYKFGRSGPLLVQPLRKLSALLFGTNFELPTVTRKYALQSLLSRELSGFFKEAVPARFVYDGAFMAIAKEKNGESGGVDEIAEIINLRLAALDPSPILFSSVPVMPAVTAKQLEPFLKLANEVSNATSLVFYYRDSRWKVSGRTLATWLTVKKENEIGIDNVKLKNFLAKTVAPIIDNPPRNSRFEMRGGVLTEIIPGKPGNVVDIEKTIQQVESVVYTVQSSYATTANLLLALTSAGSQVDVKARTGVIEIPIEIIQANPQITKLVVDNYGIKDLVGSAKTSFKGSSSDRKHNIEVGVSKLNGILLAPGEEFSAVNGIGETNEEEGFVKEYVIKDNKSIKEFGGGLCQLATTLFRLALDTGLPVTERTNHRYVVGYYGPGLDATIYGPTPDLRFVNDTGNYLLLQGKVEGSELVFELYGQRDGRMVEISAPVLTDEIPAPSERYVPTADLKIGQMECTETPRKGVTADVAYDVRYLNGDTKNQIFHSVYQPWQKICLFGTTPI, encoded by the coding sequence ATGAGTATTTGGCGGGTTTTACTGCAGGATTATAAAAAGCACACAGTAGGCGTGCTGGTGTCTATTCTACTGGTTTTGGTTGGCTGGGTATATATTGAATCGCAATACATCGGCTATTTTTATCCGGGAGTCGCCATTGCCGGCGAGCCCGTTGGCGGTAAGACCTATGCGGAGGTATTCGTTGATTTTAAAACGCGTACCGAGAAATTAATGACTGATGGTTTCCGGGTTGTTCTCACTGGTGAGAAAGGCGAGAAAAAGGTGCATATTCCGTTTGCTATCAGCGGCTTAACTGCCGACAATTTGGTGGAATATTTTTCACTGGGTGCATGGGAGGAGGTAACCGAAGAGGCCTATAAGTTTGGTCGCTCCGGTCCTTTGCTGGTTCAGCCACTGCGTAAGTTATCCGCGCTTCTTTTCGGTACTAATTTTGAATTACCCACAGTAACGCGCAAATACGCCCTGCAGTCACTTTTATCTCGGGAGTTAAGCGGATTTTTCAAAGAAGCAGTGCCGGCTCGTTTCGTGTATGACGGCGCGTTTATGGCCATCGCAAAAGAAAAAAACGGGGAGAGCGGAGGCGTGGATGAAATTGCGGAGATTATTAATTTGCGGCTGGCCGCGCTCGATCCTTCCCCAATTCTATTTTCTTCTGTGCCGGTAATGCCGGCGGTTACCGCCAAACAGCTTGAGCCATTTCTAAAACTTGCGAACGAAGTCTCTAATGCGACGAGCCTTGTTTTTTATTATCGGGATAGCCGATGGAAGGTGAGTGGCCGCACGCTCGCGACTTGGCTCACAGTCAAAAAAGAAAATGAAATCGGAATAGACAATGTTAAGTTGAAGAATTTTCTTGCGAAGACGGTGGCGCCGATTATAGACAATCCGCCGCGGAACAGCCGCTTTGAAATGCGCGGCGGCGTTCTTACCGAAATCATTCCGGGCAAGCCCGGCAATGTGGTGGATATAGAAAAGACGATTCAGCAGGTGGAGAGCGTGGTTTACACAGTGCAGAGCTCTTACGCTACCACCGCCAATCTTTTGCTGGCGCTTACTTCGGCCGGTTCGCAGGTGGATGTGAAGGCACGGACGGGAGTGATTGAGATTCCGATTGAGATTATTCAAGCCAATCCTCAAATCACTAAGCTGGTAGTTGATAATTACGGCATCAAAGACTTAGTTGGTTCTGCAAAAACCAGCTTTAAAGGAAGCAGCAGCGACCGTAAGCATAATATTGAAGTCGGCGTTTCTAAGCTGAACGGCATTCTACTCGCGCCCGGCGAAGAGTTTTCTGCGGTGAACGGTATCGGTGAAACCAACGAAGAAGAGGGTTTCGTAAAGGAATATGTTATTAAAGATAATAAGAGTATTAAAGAATTTGGCGGAGGGCTTTGCCAGCTTGCCACCACGCTTTTTCGGCTTGCGCTGGATACGGGGTTGCCGGTTACCGAGCGAACTAATCATCGGTATGTCGTCGGATATTACGGGCCGGGGTTGGATGCCACTATCTACGGACCGACGCCCGATCTCCGCTTCGTGAATGATACGGGCAATTATCTTCTTTTGCAGGGAAAAGTTGAGGGCAGTGAGTTGGTCTTCGAATTGTATGGTCAGCGCGATGGCCGTATGGTGGAAATTTCCGCTCCGGTTTTAACAGATGAAATTCCGGCGCCGAGTGAAAGATACGTTCCTACGGCGGATTTGAAAATCGGTCAGATGGAGTGCACCGAAACCCCACGCAAGGGAGTTACCGCTGATGTAGCTTATGATGTGCGTTACTTAAACGGCGATACAAAAAACCAGATTTTTCACAGCGTCTACCAGCCGTGGCAGAAGATCTGCTTGTTCGGCACTACTCCTATCTGA
- a CDS encoding SDR family NAD(P)-dependent oxidoreductase produces the protein MNVLITGTDKGIGKALAEKFLAEGHFVFGAYLSEAFPASDASASHQLDLSSPESIAECAKKISESGKKIDILINNAGILLDEDETRVLVDKLRETLEVNLIGTIDFTERVIPMIPKGGHIVNISSTAGSLEFAGTGKSHHPYHYPSYKISKAALNMYTRTLATALKDSEIIVSSVHPGWTKTAMGGQEADITSEEAAAGIYKFAISKPETGLFWFKGERLPW, from the coding sequence ATGAACGTTTTGATTACCGGAACGGATAAAGGAATAGGAAAAGCTCTCGCGGAAAAATTTCTCGCGGAAGGGCACTTTGTGTTTGGCGCGTATTTATCCGAGGCGTTTCCGGCATCCGATGCCTCGGCGTCCCATCAGCTTGATTTGTCGTCTCCCGAAAGCATTGCCGAATGCGCTAAGAAGATTTCGGAGTCAGGAAAAAAGATAGACATCTTGATTAACAACGCCGGCATTCTTTTGGATGAGGATGAAACAAGGGTTTTAGTAGATAAATTGCGCGAGACATTGGAAGTTAATTTAATCGGCACTATCGATTTTACTGAGCGTGTTATTCCAATGATTCCTAAAGGTGGTCATATTGTAAATATTTCTTCCACCGCCGGATCTTTGGAATTTGCCGGTACCGGAAAGAGTCATCACCCGTACCATTATCCGAGTTATAAAATTTCTAAAGCGGCGTTGAATATGTATACACGAACTCTTGCTACAGCATTAAAGGATTCCGAAATTATCGTGTCATCCGTTCATCCGGGTTGGACGAAGACGGCGATGGGCGGACAGGAGGCAGATATAACTTCGGAAGAAGCGGCGGCGGGTATTTATAAATTTGCGATTTCCAAACCTGAAACGGGACTCTTCTGGTTCAAAGGAGAGCGTTTGCCGTGGTAA
- a CDS encoding ParB N-terminal domain-containing protein: MDKKLNIQYVPVADLRPAPYNPRKHSKEQSDQLKESIKKFGVVDPILANSAPSRKNIVIGGHFRLEVVKEMGFKEVPVVYINVPDIEKEKEICIRLNLNTGEFDWTLLADFDEIFLKDVGFSSEDLDDIFGVDENPEIFDLQKELKKLNITKILIKKGDVWQLGQHKLMCGDSTIAADMTKLMGGDKASLCLTDPPYRLDYLKGKKKNGKATEGFGYKRDRKYL; encoded by the coding sequence ATGGATAAAAAATTAAACATTCAGTACGTTCCGGTCGCCGATTTGCGGCCGGCACCGTACAATCCCCGCAAGCACTCCAAGGAGCAGTCGGATCAGTTGAAAGAAAGCATTAAAAAATTCGGTGTCGTAGATCCAATCCTGGCTAATTCTGCTCCGAGCCGGAAGAACATCGTGATCGGTGGCCATTTCCGACTTGAGGTGGTTAAGGAAATGGGATTCAAGGAAGTGCCAGTCGTCTATATCAATGTTCCCGACATCGAAAAGGAAAAGGAAATTTGTATCAGATTAAATTTGAACACCGGCGAGTTTGACTGGACCCTGCTGGCGGACTTCGACGAAATCTTTTTGAAAGACGTCGGCTTCTCCAGCGAAGACCTAGACGACATCTTTGGTGTTGACGAGAATCCGGAAATCTTTGACCTCCAAAAGGAGCTAAAGAAACTCAACATCACCAAAATCCTGATTAAGAAGGGCGATGTTTGGCAGTTGGGCCAACATAAGCTTATGTGTGGCGATTCCACTATTGCAGCCGATATGACGAAACTCATGGGCGGCGATAAGGCGTCGCTCTGCCTGACAGACCCACCGTATCGCCTGGACTACCTCAAAGGTAAGAAGAAAAACGGCAAAGCGACTGAAGGATTCGGGTACAAGCGTGACCGTAAATATTTAG
- a CDS encoding C39 family peptidase, whose protein sequence is MIHYDNVPFYSQFRDIPQIEWQSSACGIASMAMAMEFYKPKSVSVANLLLQALDLGAYKPGIGWKHKELSALAGLYGLTGKNYDYMHLDNLTVFGKFKDFLKVGPVIVSIHNKFNPKAMLGHIVVVTGMEDGMIFYHDPASGNKVEKNISEADFLKGWKRRFIVVRENPQVVVLAPIQ, encoded by the coding sequence ATGATACATTACGATAACGTCCCTTTTTATTCGCAATTCCGAGACATTCCACAAATTGAGTGGCAGAGTTCGGCTTGCGGCATCGCCAGTATGGCGATGGCAATGGAGTTTTATAAGCCGAAAAGCGTCTCGGTTGCAAACCTGCTTTTGCAGGCGTTAGATTTGGGCGCCTACAAACCCGGCATAGGCTGGAAGCATAAAGAACTTTCCGCGCTCGCCGGATTATATGGCCTTACCGGAAAAAATTATGACTACATGCATTTGGACAACCTGACGGTGTTTGGTAAGTTCAAGGACTTCTTGAAAGTGGGTCCGGTGATTGTATCAATCCACAATAAATTCAATCCGAAAGCTATGCTTGGACATATCGTCGTGGTAACCGGAATGGAGGATGGAATGATTTTCTATCATGATCCGGCTTCCGGAAATAAAGTAGAAAAAAATATTTCCGAAGCTGATTTCTTGAAGGGCTGGAAGCGACGCTTCATCGTGGTGCGGGAAAACCCGCAGGTAGTAGTGCTGGCTCCGATTCAATAA
- a CDS encoding DUF2779 domain-containing protein: MSSYSSTYYLLLTTYYLILTTTPMTLSKTDYILFRECPKNTWYKIHQPDIYYKAELSEFEKHIIETGNEVELVARQLYPDAVLVEGRDEGAQKLTRELIAKKQKVIFQPVFLKDGFLAAVDVLEYNPATKSHDITEIKASNEADKKRHYYDLAFQVNLLKRCGLKIGKINLMHLNPEYTRFGKLDIKQLFAIDDVTLEISELGEEVALEMEQALKYLSSDTEPPGSCSCLYKGRSNHCTTFHHSNPTVPKYSVHDISRIGLSKKKLAELMDGSHFDIKEVPEEMELSEGQRNQVNAYIFNNILMDKGGIREELKTLVYPIYFIDYETFPSAVPMFDGFSPYQQIPFQYSLFVLESAGSALKHFEFLHDKVSDPSKDFVESMQKQIGKVGSLIVWSKKFECTINKQIAERVPEAAGFIEDINNRTYDLMDVFTKQHYVHKDFKGSTSIKKVLPVLAPELSYKELAIQEGGTAASSWMKLIGNDLSAVEKTQLRKDMLAYCKLDTLAMVRILEELEKMIK; encoded by the coding sequence ATGAGTTCTTATAGTTCTACTTACTACTTACTACTTACTACGTACTACTTAATACTTACTACTACCCCAATGACCCTCTCCAAAACCGACTACATCCTCTTCCGGGAATGCCCGAAAAATACTTGGTATAAAATCCACCAGCCCGATATTTACTACAAAGCGGAGCTTTCGGAATTTGAGAAACACATTATTGAGACCGGAAATGAAGTGGAGCTGGTCGCTCGGCAATTATATCCGGACGCGGTTTTGGTTGAAGGCCGGGACGAGGGGGCGCAAAAACTTACCCGGGAGCTCATCGCCAAGAAACAGAAAGTAATTTTCCAGCCGGTTTTTCTAAAAGACGGTTTTCTGGCGGCGGTGGACGTATTGGAATATAATCCGGCCACAAAGAGCCACGACATTACTGAAATCAAAGCCTCTAACGAGGCCGATAAGAAGCGGCACTACTATGACCTCGCCTTTCAGGTAAATCTGCTGAAGCGGTGCGGTTTGAAAATTGGCAAAATCAATTTGATGCACCTCAATCCCGAATACACCCGCTTTGGTAAGTTGGATATCAAACAGCTTTTTGCGATTGATGATGTGACTTTGGAAATCAGCGAGCTCGGCGAAGAAGTCGCTTTGGAAATGGAGCAGGCGTTGAAATACCTTTCCAGCGACACCGAACCGCCCGGCTCCTGCAGCTGCCTATATAAAGGAAGGTCCAATCATTGCACCACCTTTCATCACTCCAATCCTACCGTTCCGAAATACAGCGTCCATGATATTTCCCGCATCGGCTTGAGCAAAAAGAAACTGGCCGAGCTTATGGATGGCAGTCATTTCGATATCAAGGAAGTTCCGGAAGAGATGGAGTTGTCGGAGGGTCAGCGAAATCAGGTAAATGCCTATATATTCAATAATATCTTGATGGATAAAGGGGGGATTCGCGAGGAGTTAAAAACTTTAGTGTATCCGATTTATTTTATTGATTACGAAACTTTCCCCTCTGCCGTTCCAATGTTTGATGGCTTTTCTCCGTATCAGCAAATCCCGTTTCAATATTCTCTATTCGTTTTAGAATCCGCTGGTTCAGCATTGAAGCATTTCGAATTTCTCCACGATAAAGTTTCCGATCCCAGCAAAGACTTCGTGGAATCCATGCAAAAACAGATTGGAAAAGTGGGGAGTTTGATTGTTTGGAGTAAAAAATTTGAATGCACAATTAATAAGCAGATTGCTGAAAGAGTTCCGGAGGCCGCGGGATTCATTGAAGATATCAATAACCGCACCTACGACCTGATGGATGTCTTTACCAAACAGCACTATGTCCACAAAGATTTTAAGGGCAGCACTTCTATTAAGAAGGTTCTGCCTGTGCTGGCGCCCGAGCTTTCATATAAGGAATTAGCCATCCAAGAGGGTGGCACTGCCGCCTCGAGCTGGATGAAATTAATTGGCAACGACCTCTCGGCGGTCGAAAAGACCCAACTTCGTAAAGATATGCTGGCCTACTGCAAGCTGGATACCCTCGCAATGGTCCGCATTTTGGAGGAGCTGGAAAAGATGATAAAATAA
- a CDS encoding HAD-IB family hydrolase, producing the protein MKKKRKFAIFDIDGTIFRSSLLIELTEGMIHRGIFKPRVRNVYTKAYKKWLDRKGPYGEYINAVVKAFETNIKGVPAKAFFKISKQVADFHKDRTYRYTRQLITDLKKKGYYLLAISHSPLSVLQDFCRKIGFDKVYGRVHEVNKNGKLTGDTMHLELISDKAKILQRAIEKENLTLKDSVGVGDTETDIRFLEIVKNPICFNPNSGLYRHAKKAGWKVVVERKDVVFEL; encoded by the coding sequence ATGAAAAAGAAACGTAAATTCGCGATTTTTGATATTGATGGCACGATTTTCCGATCCAGTTTACTAATTGAACTCACCGAAGGGATGATTCATCGGGGAATTTTCAAGCCGCGCGTTAGAAATGTTTACACCAAGGCATATAAAAAATGGTTGGATAGAAAAGGGCCATACGGGGAATATATCAATGCAGTTGTAAAAGCTTTTGAAACGAACATTAAGGGCGTGCCGGCAAAAGCATTTTTTAAAATCTCCAAGCAGGTAGCTGATTTTCATAAAGACCGGACTTATCGATATACCCGTCAACTAATCACTGACCTGAAGAAGAAGGGCTACTATCTTCTCGCCATTTCTCATTCGCCGCTTTCAGTACTGCAAGATTTTTGCCGAAAAATTGGCTTTGATAAAGTCTACGGTCGGGTGCATGAAGTTAATAAAAACGGTAAGCTCACCGGCGACACTATGCATCTTGAACTCATCTCCGACAAGGCGAAGATTCTCCAGCGCGCAATTGAAAAAGAAAATCTTACTTTAAAAGATTCGGTGGGAGTGGGGGACACAGAAACCGACATCCGCTTTTTGGAAATAGTAAAAAATCCGATTTGTTTCAATCCGAACTCGGGACTTTATAGACACGCTAAAAAAGCCGGTTGGAAGGTAGTGGTTGAGCGGAAAGACGTAGTTTTTGAACTCTAG
- a CDS encoding helix-turn-helix transcriptional regulator: MKNKITVKLEGKKVTLRPFGDFLKEQYPTKKLRVKADARFQRFSFGYEVFLARKKKHLTQAKLAKKLGTTQSEVARIESGDQNVTFDKIKEIAKALNQPFLIKP; encoded by the coding sequence ATGAAAAATAAAATTACAGTAAAGCTTGAAGGGAAAAAAGTCACACTTCGGCCTTTTGGGGATTTCTTAAAAGAACAGTACCCAACTAAGAAATTGCGCGTTAAGGCTGATGCGCGTTTTCAAAGATTCTCTTTTGGTTATGAAGTTTTTCTTGCTCGAAAGAAAAAGCACCTCACTCAAGCTAAATTAGCTAAAAAGCTAGGCACTACCCAAAGCGAAGTTGCTCGCATAGAAAGCGGTGATCAGAACGTAACCTTTGATAAGATCAAAGAAATTGCCAAAGCTCTGAATCAGCCATTTTTGATCAAGCCATAA
- a CDS encoding exonuclease domain-containing protein, with protein sequence MGHKLIFLDTETTGNDIFKDRICQVCYKTSDGIYQGFFKPPVPISVKAMSITHITNKMVADKETFQGSKMKKELEGLFAEGILVAHNAKFDCAMLEAEGMSIPKRICTLRVTRHLDPENTIPEYNLQYLRYHLDLDVQDAHAHDAEGDVKVLCALFQRLLAKMVETGMTESAAIASMLDVSSRPSLFQYFNFGKYKDKKIGEVVKTDRGYLQWMLDRKMEEGGQDEDWIHTLKHFLGIVL encoded by the coding sequence ATGGGTCACAAACTAATCTTCCTCGACACCGAAACCACCGGCAACGATATTTTCAAAGATCGTATCTGCCAAGTCTGTTATAAAACTTCTGATGGAATTTATCAGGGGTTTTTCAAGCCGCCCGTGCCGATTTCCGTGAAGGCAATGTCCATAACTCATATCACCAACAAGATGGTCGCCGATAAAGAAACCTTTCAGGGCAGCAAGATGAAAAAAGAGCTTGAGGGTTTATTTGCTGAAGGAATCCTCGTGGCCCACAATGCGAAATTTGATTGCGCGATGCTGGAAGCCGAAGGAATGTCTATTCCGAAGCGCATCTGCACTTTGCGCGTCACGCGGCACTTGGATCCGGAGAATACTATTCCCGAATATAATCTGCAATATTTGCGCTATCACCTCGACCTTGATGTCCAAGACGCCCACGCCCACGATGCCGAAGGGGATGTAAAAGTTTTATGCGCTCTATTTCAGCGCTTGCTCGCTAAAATGGTAGAAACGGGAATGACCGAGAGCGCGGCTATCGCTTCTATGCTCGATGTCTCCAGCCGGCCGTCGTTGTTCCAGTATTTTAATTTCGGGAAATATAAGGATAAGAAAATTGGGGAAGTAGTTAAAACCGACAGGGGATACCTGCAATGGATGCTGGACCGGAAAATGGAAGAAGGCGGGCAAGACGAAGACTGGATCCACACCCTCAAGCATTTTTTGGGGATAGTTCTTTAG
- a CDS encoding DUF3892 domain-containing protein: MAHVRGNNDGPNNRNESYKIGSRPHVPRLQAVKEVKNGRHPDVHIVKINGREYVRDNPDGSERDNVNR; encoded by the coding sequence ATGGCGCACGTAAGAGGAAATAACGACGGACCTAATAACCGGAACGAAAGCTATAAAATCGGTTCACGGCCCCACGTACCGCGGCTTCAAGCTGTAAAAGAAGTGAAAAATGGCAGACATCCCGACGTCCATATTGTAAAAATCAACGGCAGAGAATATGTACGCGATAATCCAGATGGTTCCGAGCGAGATAATGTAAACCGCTAA
- a CDS encoding M15 family metallopeptidase, protein MARKKKNNFMNWHQEKIKKHPQCTNTQLVSDVDILYPPFALAILKIFAKAREAGLGICIYETYRAQERQLELFDKGKTKLKSNGMHHFGVATDIVFFNDKKWPSWDATHPWSRLGEFGKSLGLYWGGDWEDFRDLPHFQLIKATSAEQAKIVNGEYPAYDSQIDSYLEQLIPAYNKVKSSNYSDPSMQDFLLVFKKIESPKIIESEPTSTEKAEHISDLPKENKRPETSILSVILAWCTEQIKKLRKPK, encoded by the coding sequence ATGGCAAGAAAGAAGAAAAATAATTTTATGAATTGGCACCAAGAAAAAATTAAGAAGCACCCTCAATGCACCAACACTCAGTTAGTATCGGATGTTGATATCCTTTATCCGCCGTTTGCGCTGGCAATATTGAAAATCTTTGCTAAAGCTCGTGAGGCAGGATTAGGTATTTGTATTTACGAAACCTACAGAGCTCAAGAAAGACAGTTGGAATTGTTTGATAAGGGGAAAACGAAATTAAAAAGTAACGGAATGCACCATTTCGGAGTGGCAACGGATATCGTGTTTTTTAATGACAAAAAGTGGCCGAGCTGGGACGCCACGCACCCATGGTCGCGATTAGGAGAGTTTGGAAAGAGCTTAGGTCTTTATTGGGGCGGAGATTGGGAAGACTTTCGCGATCTGCCGCATTTTCAATTGATAAAAGCTACGTCGGCAGAACAGGCAAAAATTGTAAACGGCGAATATCCAGCTTATGACTCCCAAATTGATAGCTATCTAGAGCAACTTATTCCAGCTTACAATAAAGTAAAATCTTCCAATTACTCGGATCCTAGCATGCAGGATTTTCTATTAGTTTTTAAGAAGATTGAATCACCAAAAATTATAGAGTCAGAACCAACTTCTACTGAGAAAGCCGAACACATTTCCGACCTTCCTAAAGAAAATAAGAGGCCGGAAACGTCTATATTAAGCGTCATTTTGGCGTGGTGTACGGAGCAAATTAAAAAATTAAGAAAACCAAAATAA